Sequence from the Candidatus Woesearchaeota archaeon genome:
ACCTGAAATACGCAAGAACAATCGCATTCACAACAATTGTGATGCTGCAGCTTTTCAATGTTCTTTATTTCAGGTCGCTCAACAAATCCATTTTCACGAAGGGATTGTTTTCAAACAAGTATCTTGTTGCGGCAGTGCTGTTTTCAGTGGCGCTCCAGGCAGCTGTGCTATACACCCCTCTTAACAGCATGTTTCAGGTTGTGCCAATTTCGCTTGCTGACTGGGGAATTGTTCTTGGGCTCTCAGTAATAGTGCTCGTAGTAGGAGAAGCGCTTAAGATAGTCCTTTACGGAAAATCCGCATTTTCAGATGGGTAAAGTTTTTTTTAATATTTTTTTTATTATTCAGAACGGGCTTGAACTTATTTGAACAATTCCTCATACTTGTCTCTAATTTCAAGAATGCCAGTTAAGGTTTTCAGCATGCCCTTCTCCTCTGCATCGCGTATGAGCTGCATTGTGTTTCCATTGCATTCATGGGACCAGGTTCCTCTTGGAATGTAAATCCCATGTATCCCGGCGCCAAGCGCAGGAAGGATGTCTGAACGGAAGTAATTTCCAACAGAATAAGCCCGCTCCATGTTTTTTCCCTCAAGAATCTCTCTTATCAGCTCGGGGGTTTTGTCAGATTTGCTTACAGTTATGCTGCTGCGGTCAAACCAGTTGAAAAGCTCATTTCCTATGACTTTATTCATCTGATGCTCCTCATCGCCTTTTGTGAGAAGAAGCATTGTGTCATTCTGCATTGTGAGAAAGTCAAGGATATCCTTTGCATCAGGCATAAGGTCATAAGGGCATTCATAGGCAGTCCTGCCTATTTTTTCAATTTCATCAAGATTCTCTTCACTGAAATATTTTTTCGCTTCATTGCAGAAATAGCCGAATGTATCCTTAAGAGAAGTTGGAAACCTTTCTATGCTGTATCCCAGTTTTTTTATGTTTTCGTGTTCTATCTCCTCAAACTTGTCAAATATCTGAACAAGGCTGAGCGCATACTCCTTAAGGTAGGTTACAATGTATTTCATTGCATCTGCCTCAGCCTGCCTGTAATGGTATTCAGTGTATATCAAAGTGTCATCCAGGTCAAATATGAACGTATTTTCCATTTCTTTTCAAAAATGTCCACTAATATATAAATTTTTTCTCCTTTAAAATGGTAAAATTAGCAAGTTTTAAATAGATGTTTTTTTATTGAAAACAATTGCAATAATTCAATTATAAAAAATTAAAGAAGGGGGTGTTGCAAATTGGCTGAATGTTCTGATGATATTCTGATAAAGACAATGCAGGAAATTGTTGCGAACTGGATGTCTGCAAAATTAACAAGGCAGGTGGGAAATTCGCAGATTGAGCTTGCGCCAAAATTCATCTATTTGACGCATGACGATTTCACAACAAAAACCATAAGCGCCACAAACGGCGCCCTTTATAGCAACGAGGAAAGCCCGACTTCCCAGATATGCTATGAAACAAGAGTCGGAGATGACATTAACGGGACAGGGTATGATTTTGGAGCGATTGCATCTTCAATAAAAGCCAATATCCGGGAATTGAAGACTCTTGCAAATGAGAATATTGGAAAATCCCTGAATTACTCAATTTCGGACTATTTCCAGTCCCATTCTCTGATATCTGTTCAGAAGAAAAATGATTTTAAGAAAATGACTCCGATAAATCCTGTTATAAGCATAGCAAGCACAGAACTCCCCAAATTTGATGATGAAAAATTAATAGCGCTTGCAGAAAAATACAGCAAGGAATTAAAAGAAAGACGCGGGATAAAATCCGCCACAGTCACATATGAACTCCAAAAGAGAGTAAGCAGGTTTGTATCATCAGAAGGCACA
This genomic interval carries:
- a CDS encoding cation-translocating P-type ATPase C-terminal domain-containing protein, with amino-acid sequence MKRKPRSQKENIINAKDAFVMVIIGISVMAITLYAFRRYLPDLKYARTIAFTTIVMLQLFNVLYFRSLNKSIFTKGLFSNKYLVAAVLFSVALQAAVLYTPLNSMFQVVPISLADWGIVLGLSVIVLVVGEALKIVLYGKSAFSDG
- a CDS encoding HAD hydrolase-like protein is translated as MENTFIFDLDDTLIYTEYHYRQAEADAMKYIVTYLKEYALSLVQIFDKFEEIEHENIKKLGYSIERFPTSLKDTFGYFCNEAKKYFSEENLDEIEKIGRTAYECPYDLMPDAKDILDFLTMQNDTMLLLTKGDEEHQMNKVIGNELFNWFDRSSITVSKSDKTPELIREILEGKNMERAYSVGNYFRSDILPALGAGIHGIYIPRGTWSHECNGNTMQLIRDAEEKGMLKTLTGILEIRDKYEELFK